A single genomic interval of Rhododendron vialii isolate Sample 1 chromosome 3a, ASM3025357v1 harbors:
- the LOC131319707 gene encoding plastidial pyruvate kinase 2 isoform X2, translating into MAQVAAAIRPIHSSLASPSSVSLQTQVQNIKPSSFSSKVQAPASRKSHRSFRIASPIAATISTSEVIPVSPVDVPKIEEQIQQLGETSVSLLSKQIARRKTKIVCTIGPSTNTREMIWKLAEAGMNVARLNMSHGDHASHQKVIDLIKEYNAQCEGNVIAIMLDTKGPEVRSGDLPQPITLVTGQEFSFTIRRGVGTADCVSVNYDDFVNDVEAGDMLLVDGGMMSLMVKSKTGDSVKCEVVDGGELQSRRHLNVRGKSATLPSITEKDWDDIKFGVDNKVDFYAVSFVKDAEVVYELQSYLQSFGADIHVIVKIESADAIPNLHSIITASDGAMVARGDLGAELPVEEVPLLQDEIIRICRSMGKAVIVATNMLESMIVHPTPTRAEVSDIAMAVREGADAVMLSGETAHGKFPLKAVNVMHAVALRTESDLVAGETPANLGQAFENPTSEMFAFYATKMANNLGTPIVVFTRTAFMAILLSHYRPSSTIFAFTNEKRIQQRLALYQGVCPIYMQFSDDAEETFTNAMAVLQKQGTVKEGEHVALVKTGRQPIWRFESTHNIQIRKV; encoded by the exons atgGCACAGGTAGCGGCGGCCATTCGACCGATTCACAGCTCCTTAGCGAGCCCTAGCTCTGTATCCCTCCAAACCCAAGTCCAGAACATcaaaccttcttctttttcctccaaaGTACAGGCTCCAGCATCACGAAAGAGCCACAGATCTTTCCGCATTGCATCCCCGATCGCAGCAACGATATCCACCTCAGAGGTCATTCCTGTATCACCGGTAGATGTACCAAAG ATAGAAGAGCAAATTCAGCAGCTAGGTGAAACTTCTGTGAGTTTGTTGTCGAAGCAGATAGCGAGACGGAAGACAAAGATTGTTTGCACAATTGGTCCTTCCACCAACACCAGGGAAATGATATGGAAGTTGGCTGAGGCTGGAATGAATGTTGCTCGTCTGAATATGTCCCATGGGGACCATGCATCTCATCAGAAAGTTATTGATTTGATTAAAGAATACAATGCTCAATGTGAAGGCAATGTTATTGCAATCATGCTTGATACGAAG GGCCCTGAGGTTAGGAGTGGCGACTTGCCCCAGCCAATCACCTTAGTAACTGGCCAAGAATTCAGTTTCACGATTAGAAGAGGAGTCGGTACCGCAGACTGTGTCAGTGTTAACTATGATGATTTCGTCAATGATGTAGAGGCGGGTGACATGCTTCTTGTTGATG GGGGCATGATGTCATTAATGGTGAAGTCCAAGACAGGAGATTCAGTAAAATGCGAGGTGGTTGACGGAGGAGAGCTTCAATCCAGACGACATCTCAATGTTCGAGGAAAAAGTGCTACGCTGCCATCCATCACTG AGAAGGACTGGGATGACATCAAGTTTGGCGTGGACAATAAAGTTGACTTCTATGCAGTTTCCTTTGTCAAAGATGCTGAAGTGGTCTATGAATTGCAGAGTTACCTCCAAA GTTTCGGTGCTGATATACATGTTATTGTGAAAATTGAAAGTGCAGATGCTATTCCAAATCTGCATTCTATCATCACAGCATCTGATGGA GCAATGGTTGCAAGAGGAGATCTTGGTGCAGAACTACCAGTTGAGGAAGTTCCACTGCTGCAG GATGAGATAATCAGGATATGCCGCAGCATGGGGAAAGCTGTTATTGTGGCAACAAATATGCTGGAAAGCATGATTGTCCATCCAACACCTACACGAGCAGAGGTGTCCGACATTGCCATGGCTGTTCGAGAGGGCGCTGATGCAGTTATGCTTTCTGGAGAAACTGCTCATGGAAA GTTTCCTTTGAAAGCTGTCAATGTTATGCATGCTGTAGCATTACGGACTGAATCAGACTTGGTTGCTGGGGAAACACCTGCTAATCTTGGCCAAGCCTTCGAG AACCCAACGAGTGAGATGTTCGCATTTTATGCAACAAAGATGGCTAACAATCTCGGAACCCCAATTGTTGTCTTCACCAGAACTGCTTTCATGGCCATTTTACTGAGCCACTATCGACCTTCTAGCACCATATTTGCCTTTACAAATGA GAAGAGAATACAACAAAGACTGGCTTTATACCAAGGCGTATGTCCCATATACATGCAGTTCTCAGATGATGCTGAAGAAACCTTCACAAATGCAATGGCTGTGCTTCAG
- the LOC131319707 gene encoding plastidial pyruvate kinase 2 isoform X1 gives MAQVAAAIRPIHSSLASPSSVSLQTQVQNIKPSSFSSKVQAPASRKSHRSFRIASPIAATISTSEVIPVSPVDVPKIEEQIQQLGETSVSLLSKQIARRKTKIVCTIGPSTNTREMIWKLAEAGMNVARLNMSHGDHASHQKVIDLIKEYNAQCEGNVIAIMLDTKGPEVRSGDLPQPITLVTGQEFSFTIRRGVGTADCVSVNYDDFVNDVEAGDMLLVDGGMMSLMVKSKTGDSVKCEVVDGGELQSRRHLNVRGKSATLPSITEKDWDDIKFGVDNKVDFYAVSFVKDAEVVYELQSYLQSFGADIHVIVKIESADAIPNLHSIITASDGAMVARGDLGAELPVEEVPLLQDEIIRICRSMGKAVIVATNMLESMIVHPTPTRAEVSDIAMAVREGADAVMLSGETAHGKFPLKAVNVMHAVALRTESDLVAGETPANLGQAFEVPSASSLNPTSEMFAFYATKMANNLGTPIVVFTRTAFMAILLSHYRPSSTIFAFTNEKRIQQRLALYQGVCPIYMQFSDDAEETFTNAMAVLQKQGTVKEGEHVALVKTGRQPIWRFESTHNIQIRKV, from the exons atgGCACAGGTAGCGGCGGCCATTCGACCGATTCACAGCTCCTTAGCGAGCCCTAGCTCTGTATCCCTCCAAACCCAAGTCCAGAACATcaaaccttcttctttttcctccaaaGTACAGGCTCCAGCATCACGAAAGAGCCACAGATCTTTCCGCATTGCATCCCCGATCGCAGCAACGATATCCACCTCAGAGGTCATTCCTGTATCACCGGTAGATGTACCAAAG ATAGAAGAGCAAATTCAGCAGCTAGGTGAAACTTCTGTGAGTTTGTTGTCGAAGCAGATAGCGAGACGGAAGACAAAGATTGTTTGCACAATTGGTCCTTCCACCAACACCAGGGAAATGATATGGAAGTTGGCTGAGGCTGGAATGAATGTTGCTCGTCTGAATATGTCCCATGGGGACCATGCATCTCATCAGAAAGTTATTGATTTGATTAAAGAATACAATGCTCAATGTGAAGGCAATGTTATTGCAATCATGCTTGATACGAAG GGCCCTGAGGTTAGGAGTGGCGACTTGCCCCAGCCAATCACCTTAGTAACTGGCCAAGAATTCAGTTTCACGATTAGAAGAGGAGTCGGTACCGCAGACTGTGTCAGTGTTAACTATGATGATTTCGTCAATGATGTAGAGGCGGGTGACATGCTTCTTGTTGATG GGGGCATGATGTCATTAATGGTGAAGTCCAAGACAGGAGATTCAGTAAAATGCGAGGTGGTTGACGGAGGAGAGCTTCAATCCAGACGACATCTCAATGTTCGAGGAAAAAGTGCTACGCTGCCATCCATCACTG AGAAGGACTGGGATGACATCAAGTTTGGCGTGGACAATAAAGTTGACTTCTATGCAGTTTCCTTTGTCAAAGATGCTGAAGTGGTCTATGAATTGCAGAGTTACCTCCAAA GTTTCGGTGCTGATATACATGTTATTGTGAAAATTGAAAGTGCAGATGCTATTCCAAATCTGCATTCTATCATCACAGCATCTGATGGA GCAATGGTTGCAAGAGGAGATCTTGGTGCAGAACTACCAGTTGAGGAAGTTCCACTGCTGCAG GATGAGATAATCAGGATATGCCGCAGCATGGGGAAAGCTGTTATTGTGGCAACAAATATGCTGGAAAGCATGATTGTCCATCCAACACCTACACGAGCAGAGGTGTCCGACATTGCCATGGCTGTTCGAGAGGGCGCTGATGCAGTTATGCTTTCTGGAGAAACTGCTCATGGAAA GTTTCCTTTGAAAGCTGTCAATGTTATGCATGCTGTAGCATTACGGACTGAATCAGACTTGGTTGCTGGGGAAACACCTGCTAATCTTGGCCAAGCCTTCGAGGTTCCTTCTGCATCCTCACTT AACCCAACGAGTGAGATGTTCGCATTTTATGCAACAAAGATGGCTAACAATCTCGGAACCCCAATTGTTGTCTTCACCAGAACTGCTTTCATGGCCATTTTACTGAGCCACTATCGACCTTCTAGCACCATATTTGCCTTTACAAATGA GAAGAGAATACAACAAAGACTGGCTTTATACCAAGGCGTATGTCCCATATACATGCAGTTCTCAGATGATGCTGAAGAAACCTTCACAAATGCAATGGCTGTGCTTCAG